The following are from one region of the Bradyrhizobium septentrionale genome:
- a CDS encoding type I secretion system permease/ATPase: MSNETNSTGPVDQGLEALVTLLHLQGVAADAGQIAHRMGTEKIGTPEMLRCAKDLGLKARACQTDWSRLGSTPLPAIAALRNGGFLVVAKAAEGKVLVQAPASRPALMTRDELLSVWDGQLILMTRRAGLSDITRRFGIAWFLGAIHKYRHLLGEVLVGSFFLQLFGLVSPLFFQVVIDKVLVHRSLATLDVLVLGLVSISVFETVLGILRTYLFSHTTNRIDVELGARLFHHLLALPMAYFQARRVGDSVARVRELENIRNFLTSSALTLLIDLFFTFVFLGVMYFYSPLLTWIVIGSFPFYIAISAGATPLFRRRLDEKFRRGAENQAFLVESVSGIETLKAMAVEPQMQRRWEEQLAGYVAASFRVLSLGNSASQTVQLVSKIVTASILYCGAKLVIGGDLSVGELVAFNILAGRVSAPVLRLAQIWQDFHQARLSIARLGDILNTTAEQTYSAGRARLPSIRGDIKFDHVSFRYRVDGQEVLHDVSFEVPAGQTVGIVGPSGSGKSTFAKLVQRLYVPERGRVLVDGMDLAMADPAWLRRQIGIVLQENVLFNRSVRDNIALADPAMPMERIVAAARLAGAHDFILELAEGYDTVVGERGSTLSGGQRQRIAIARALVGDPRILIFDEATSALDYESERIVQQNMKDIAKGRTVLVIAHRLSTVRAADRIVTLDRGRLVEDGSHDTLIKTGGRYASLHRLQGGFHEVV, from the coding sequence ATGAGCAACGAAACCAACAGCACGGGACCGGTCGATCAAGGTCTCGAAGCCCTTGTGACGCTGCTGCATCTCCAGGGGGTTGCGGCCGATGCCGGACAGATCGCGCATCGGATGGGCACGGAGAAGATCGGCACACCGGAGATGCTCCGGTGTGCCAAAGACCTCGGGCTCAAGGCGCGTGCCTGCCAGACCGACTGGTCCCGGCTCGGCAGCACGCCCTTGCCCGCCATCGCGGCCCTGCGCAACGGCGGATTCCTGGTGGTCGCCAAGGCCGCCGAAGGCAAGGTTCTGGTGCAAGCGCCGGCGTCCCGGCCCGCACTGATGACGCGGGACGAACTGTTGTCGGTCTGGGACGGTCAGCTGATCCTGATGACCCGTCGCGCCGGTCTGTCGGATATCACCCGCCGCTTCGGCATCGCCTGGTTTCTGGGCGCGATTCACAAATATCGTCATCTGCTCGGTGAGGTGCTGGTCGGATCGTTTTTCCTGCAGCTGTTCGGCCTGGTTTCACCGCTGTTCTTCCAGGTGGTGATCGACAAGGTGCTGGTGCACCGGTCGCTAGCCACCCTCGACGTCCTCGTTCTCGGACTGGTGTCGATTTCGGTGTTCGAGACTGTGCTGGGGATCCTGCGCACCTATCTGTTTTCCCACACCACCAACCGGATCGACGTCGAACTCGGCGCACGCCTGTTTCACCATTTGCTGGCTTTGCCGATGGCCTATTTCCAGGCCCGTCGTGTCGGGGATTCGGTGGCACGGGTGCGCGAACTGGAGAACATCCGCAATTTTCTCACCAGCTCGGCGCTGACCCTGCTGATCGACCTGTTCTTCACGTTCGTCTTCCTGGGCGTGATGTACTTCTATTCGCCGCTGCTGACGTGGATCGTGATCGGCTCGTTCCCCTTCTATATCGCGATATCGGCCGGGGCGACGCCGCTGTTCCGGCGGCGGCTCGACGAGAAATTCCGGCGTGGTGCCGAGAACCAGGCTTTTCTGGTCGAGAGCGTCAGCGGCATCGAAACGCTCAAGGCGATGGCGGTCGAGCCGCAGATGCAGCGCCGCTGGGAAGAGCAACTGGCCGGCTATGTGGCGGCGAGCTTCCGGGTCCTCAGTCTCGGCAACAGCGCGAGCCAGACGGTACAGCTGGTCAGCAAGATCGTCACGGCCAGCATCCTGTATTGCGGTGCCAAGCTCGTCATCGGCGGCGATCTCTCGGTCGGCGAACTGGTCGCCTTCAACATCCTGGCCGGCAGGGTGAGTGCACCGGTGCTGCGCCTGGCGCAGATCTGGCAGGATTTCCACCAGGCACGGTTGTCGATCGCGCGGCTCGGCGACATCCTCAACACCACCGCCGAGCAGACCTATTCGGCCGGGCGGGCGCGGCTGCCGTCGATCCGCGGCGACATCAAATTCGACCACGTCTCGTTTCGCTACCGCGTTGACGGACAGGAAGTGCTGCACGATGTCTCGTTCGAGGTGCCGGCCGGCCAGACCGTCGGCATCGTCGGACCCTCGGGCTCGGGCAAGAGCACGTTCGCCAAGCTGGTGCAGCGGCTCTACGTCCCGGAGCGTGGGCGGGTGCTGGTGGACGGCATGGACCTTGCCATGGCCGATCCAGCGTGGCTGCGCCGCCAGATCGGCATCGTGCTGCAGGAGAACGTGCTGTTCAACCGTTCGGTGCGCGACAATATCGCGCTTGCCGATCCGGCGATGCCGATGGAACGCATCGTTGCGGCGGCACGGCTCGCCGGGGCGCACGACTTCATTCTCGAACTGGCCGAGGGCTACGACACCGTGGTCGGCGAACGCGGCTCGACGCTTTCGGGCGGTCAGCGGCAGCGCATCGCCATCGCGCGGGCGCTGGTAGGCGATCCGCGCATCCTGATCTTCGATGAGGCGACCAGCGCGCTGGACTACGAGAGCGAGCGCATCGTTCAGCAGAACATGAAGGACATCGCCAAGGGGCGGACGGTGCTGGTGATCGCACACCGGCTCTCGACCGTCCGCGCGGCGGACCGCATCGTCACGCTCGATCGCGGTCGCCTGGTCGAGGACGGCAGCCACGACACGCTGATCAAGACCGGCGGCCGCTACGCGTCGCTGCACCGGTTGCAAGGAGGATTCCATGAAGTCGTCTGA
- a CDS encoding beta strand repeat-containing protein produces the protein MAITASFSAGSGVLTVFDDALDNSIVASRDAAGNILINGGAVTILGGRPTVANTATIQVFGQAGNDTISVDEANGAMPAVQLFGGAGNDILIGGSGTDLLFGGAGNDVLQGKGGDDLLFGGDGNDTLTGGTGSDQMFGGAGNDRMIWNPGEGTDLMEGGDGIDTAEVNGGNGAEVFSITANGTRVRFDRINPAPFSLDVGTTENLVLNMNGGDDVFTAGNGLANLIHLTIDGGDGNDTMTGGDGGDTLIGGAGNDVIIGGRGNDSLLGGTGDDTFIWNPGDGSDTVEGQDGTDTLVFNGANINENIDITANHGRVNFSRDIAGITMDLNGIEQIDFNALGGADNINVGDLTGTGVTQVAIDLESTPGSGVGDGAADTVTVNGTNGSDTIEVTGTGGSVTVAGLPAAVTLAGSEGANDQLIVEGGAGNDVITAAGLAAGVIGLIVDGGAGSDTITGSQGNDTLIGGDGNDTVIGGRGNDVASLGDGNDTFVWNPGDGSDTVDSGAGTDTLVFNGANVDESMDITASGSHAIFSRDVGVVTMDLDHIETIDVNALGGTDTITVGDLSKTDVKHVAIDLSAPVGSGQGDGQVDTVVINATNGDDAISINDNNGVITVSGLATDVTITGFEANDRIVINGLGGDDVINAFGLGGAMQFIANGGDGNDILIGSRGSDTLSGGAGDDTLIGNGGTDVLDGGTGNNLQFQAVMNPGSAVSNASSVASAALLGQFMASSLVSTGAALGGMPLTDPAPDQQPLLTQPHAA, from the coding sequence ATGGCAATCACAGCCAGTTTTTCGGCAGGCTCCGGCGTGCTGACGGTGTTCGACGACGCCCTCGACAACTCCATCGTCGCCAGCCGCGATGCGGCCGGCAACATTCTCATCAACGGCGGCGCGGTGACCATCCTCGGCGGCCGACCGACGGTTGCCAACACCGCGACGATTCAGGTGTTCGGTCAGGCCGGAAACGACACGATCTCGGTCGACGAAGCCAACGGTGCGATGCCGGCGGTGCAACTATTTGGCGGCGCGGGTAACGACATCCTGATCGGGGGCTCGGGCACTGATCTGCTGTTCGGCGGGGCGGGCAACGATGTCCTGCAAGGCAAGGGCGGGGACGATCTCCTGTTTGGCGGAGACGGCAACGACACCCTGACCGGCGGCACCGGAAGCGACCAGATGTTCGGCGGGGCCGGTAACGACCGTATGATCTGGAATCCGGGCGAGGGCACCGACCTGATGGAAGGCGGCGACGGCATCGATACCGCCGAGGTCAATGGCGGCAACGGCGCCGAAGTCTTTTCGATCACGGCCAACGGCACCCGCGTGCGTTTCGATCGGATTAACCCGGCGCCGTTCTCGCTTGATGTCGGAACCACCGAGAACCTCGTGCTTAACATGAACGGCGGTGACGACGTTTTCACCGCCGGAAACGGCCTCGCCAACCTGATCCATCTCACCATCGACGGCGGCGACGGCAACGACACCATGACCGGCGGTGACGGCGGCGACACGCTGATCGGCGGAGCCGGTAACGACGTCATCATCGGCGGCCGCGGCAACGACAGCCTGCTCGGCGGCACTGGCGACGACACCTTCATCTGGAATCCGGGCGACGGCAGCGACACCGTCGAAGGCCAGGACGGCACCGATACGCTGGTCTTCAATGGCGCCAACATCAACGAGAACATCGATATCACCGCTAACCACGGCCGGGTGAACTTCAGCCGCGACATCGCCGGTATCACGATGGATCTCAACGGCATCGAGCAGATCGATTTCAACGCGCTCGGCGGCGCCGACAACATCAATGTCGGCGACCTCACCGGAACCGGCGTCACCCAGGTCGCGATCGATCTCGAGTCCACACCTGGCAGTGGCGTCGGCGACGGCGCGGCCGATACCGTGACCGTCAACGGCACCAACGGCAGCGACACCATTGAGGTGACGGGAACAGGAGGCTCGGTCACGGTCGCCGGCCTGCCCGCAGCGGTTACCCTTGCCGGATCAGAGGGGGCCAACGACCAGCTCATCGTCGAGGGTGGTGCCGGCAACGACGTCATCACCGCTGCTGGCCTTGCGGCCGGTGTCATCGGCCTCATCGTCGATGGCGGTGCCGGCAGCGACACCATCACCGGAAGCCAGGGCAACGACACGCTGATTGGCGGCGACGGCAACGACACCGTGATCGGCGGTCGCGGCAATGACGTCGCGTCGCTTGGCGATGGCAACGACACCTTCGTCTGGAATCCGGGCGACGGCAGCGACACGGTCGATAGCGGGGCAGGCACCGATACGCTGGTGTTCAACGGCGCCAACGTCGACGAGAGCATGGATATCACGGCCAGTGGCAGCCATGCGATCTTCAGCCGCGACGTCGGCGTCGTCACCATGGATCTCGATCACATCGAGACCATCGATGTCAACGCACTGGGTGGTACGGACACCATCACGGTGGGCGACCTGTCCAAGACCGACGTGAAGCACGTTGCGATCGACTTGTCCGCGCCTGTCGGTAGCGGACAGGGCGACGGTCAGGTCGACACGGTCGTGATCAACGCCACCAATGGCGACGACGCGATCTCGATCAACGACAACAACGGCGTGATCACGGTGTCGGGTCTGGCTACCGACGTCACGATCACCGGCTTCGAGGCCAACGATCGCATCGTGATCAACGGCCTCGGAGGCGATGACGTCATCAACGCCTTCGGGCTCGGTGGGGCGATGCAGTTCATCGCCAATGGCGGCGACGGCAACGACATCCTGATCGGCAGCCGCGGCAGCGACACTCTGAGTGGCGGCGCAGGGGATGACACCCTGATTGGCAATGGCGGAACCGACGTTCTCGACGGTGGCACCGGCAACAACCTCCAGTTCCAGGCGGTGATGAATCCCGGCAGTGCCGTGAGCAACGCTTCGTCTGTGGCGAGCGCTGCCCTGCTGGGCCAGTTCATGGCCTCAAGCCTGGTCTCGACGGGGGCTGCACTCGGCGGCATGCCGCTTACCGATCCTGCGCCTGACCAACAGCCGCTGCTGACGCAGCCGCACGCGGCCTGA